The Pseudomonas asiatica genome has a segment encoding these proteins:
- a CDS encoding IclR family transcriptional regulator gives MAGSQIERAFSLVESLTGEPQGLPLQTLAERLDIPKSATHRMLTELVRLGYVRQNRDNSRYQLSAKLVALGFRYLASSGADIIQPILDRLAQDSGELVRLGVIDGARQTWIAKSQGARSGLRYDPDMGRDAPLFYTASGHAWLASLDDEQALQMVLRQGIADPAQFGPNAPRSTDELLTYLRRARERGYAWVEETSAIGTSALAAVVRRPQSDEVIGVLSIAGPSARLAQSRMAELAPLLLAAAEELSAASRASELFA, from the coding sequence ATGGCTGGTAGTCAGATCGAACGCGCCTTCAGTCTTGTAGAAAGCCTTACCGGTGAACCGCAAGGGCTGCCGTTGCAAACCCTGGCCGAGCGCCTGGACATCCCCAAGAGCGCCACCCATCGCATGCTCACCGAGCTGGTGCGGCTGGGCTATGTGCGGCAGAACCGGGACAACAGCCGCTACCAGCTGTCGGCCAAGCTGGTGGCGCTGGGCTTCCGTTATCTTGCCAGCAGCGGTGCCGACATCATTCAGCCGATTCTCGACCGCCTGGCCCAGGACAGCGGCGAACTGGTGCGCCTTGGCGTGATCGACGGTGCTCGCCAGACCTGGATCGCCAAGTCCCAGGGCGCCCGCTCCGGGCTGCGCTACGACCCGGACATGGGCCGCGACGCACCGCTGTTCTATACCGCGTCCGGGCATGCCTGGCTGGCCAGCCTGGACGATGAGCAGGCGCTGCAGATGGTATTGCGCCAGGGCATTGCCGACCCGGCGCAGTTCGGCCCGAATGCACCACGCTCCACCGACGAGTTGCTCACCTACCTGCGCCGCGCTCGCGAGCGCGGTTATGCCTGGGTCGAGGAAACCTCGGCCATTGGCACCTCGGCCCTGGCTGCGGTGGTGCGCCGCCCGCAAAGTGACGAGGTGATCGGTGTGCTGAGCATCGCCGGGCCCAGTGCGCGCCTGGCGCAAAGCCGCATGGCAGAACTGGCGCCGCTGTTGCTGGCGGCGGCAGAGGAACTGTCGGCGGCCAGCCGGGCCAGTGAGTTGTTCGCTTGA
- a CDS encoding Gfo/Idh/MocA family protein: MNAPLRIALIGAGSMGRQHYQHLLNVPQAQLCAVADPGPQAEAFAAECGVPCFADHRQMLEHARPEAVIVANPNNLHVATALGCVEAGVPVLVEKPVGVHLDEVRALVEASRRHDVPVLVGHHRRHNPLIAKAHQVIADGKLGRLINVTALWQLQKPDSYFDTPWRREPGAGFLLTNLIHDLDLLRHLCGEVVQVQAFTRNDVRGFANEDSAAVLLQFANGALGSLTGSDAVAAPWSWELDSGESPVYPRQDGQPCYLLAGTQGALSIPQLKRWHYAEVGSGWHTPLLQSEESIPAGEALTLQLQHFVRVARGEQAPLIDAADGGRTLALIEAIRQAAETGRACAPEHIA; this comes from the coding sequence TTGAACGCACCCCTTCGTATTGCCTTGATCGGCGCCGGCAGCATGGGCCGCCAGCATTACCAGCATTTGCTGAATGTGCCGCAGGCCCAGCTGTGCGCTGTGGCCGACCCGGGCCCGCAGGCCGAGGCCTTTGCCGCCGAATGCGGCGTGCCCTGTTTTGCCGACCACCGCCAGATGCTGGAGCACGCGCGCCCCGAGGCAGTGATCGTCGCCAACCCGAACAACCTGCATGTCGCCACCGCCCTGGGCTGCGTCGAGGCCGGTGTACCGGTGCTGGTCGAAAAACCGGTGGGCGTGCACCTGGATGAAGTCCGCGCGCTGGTGGAAGCCTCGCGCCGCCACGATGTGCCGGTGCTGGTCGGCCATCACCGCCGGCATAACCCGCTGATCGCCAAGGCTCACCAGGTGATTGCCGACGGCAAGCTGGGCCGACTGATCAACGTCACCGCGCTGTGGCAGTTGCAAAAGCCCGACAGCTATTTCGACACCCCCTGGCGCCGCGAGCCGGGCGCTGGCTTCCTGCTGACCAACCTGATCCATGACCTCGACCTGCTGCGCCACCTGTGCGGCGAGGTGGTACAGGTGCAGGCATTCACCCGCAACGATGTGCGCGGTTTTGCCAACGAGGACAGCGCCGCGGTGCTACTGCAGTTCGCCAATGGAGCATTGGGCAGCCTGACTGGCTCCGACGCGGTGGCCGCGCCGTGGAGCTGGGAGCTGGACTCCGGCGAAAGCCCGGTCTACCCGCGCCAGGATGGCCAACCGTGCTACCTGCTGGCCGGCACCCAGGGGGCCCTGAGCATTCCGCAACTCAAGCGCTGGCACTACGCCGAGGTCGGGTCGGGCTGGCACACGCCGTTGTTGCAGAGCGAGGAAAGCATCCCCGCCGGCGAGGCATTGACCTTGCAGTTGCAACACTTCGTGCGGGTTGCCCGGGGTGAGCAGGCGCCACTGATCGATGCCGCCGATGGTGGCCGTACCCTGGCGCTGATCGAGGCGATCCGCCAGGCCGCGGAAACTGGCCGGGCCTGTGCGCCCGAGCACATTGCTTGA
- a CDS encoding sugar phosphate isomerase/epimerase family protein: protein MTERIFSLAALTVLELSPPDMVEAAARAGYSHVGLRLVPATEQEQHFPLVADAGLRRQTQARLRDTGIKVLDLEILRLKPETCVADFEPILAVGAELGGTELLVAGNDPDEARLTERFAALCDLAAGYGIHPHLEFMPWTDVRDLRQAMRVVANADRANGCVLVDAFHFNRSGSSLDDLAQLAPQRMRYAQLCDVAGPVPAEMDEILRQARNERRFPGEGDADLVGLLRGLPPSVPLSLEIPTRQLLEQGMSGEQRARMALEKAMAVLARV, encoded by the coding sequence ATGACTGAACGAATTTTCTCCCTGGCGGCCCTGACGGTACTCGAGCTGTCCCCGCCGGACATGGTCGAGGCAGCAGCCCGCGCCGGTTACAGCCACGTTGGCCTGCGCCTGGTGCCCGCCACCGAGCAGGAGCAGCATTTCCCGCTGGTGGCCGATGCCGGCCTGCGCCGGCAGACCCAGGCGCGCCTGCGCGATACGGGCATCAAGGTGCTCGACCTGGAGATCCTGAGGCTTAAGCCGGAAACCTGTGTCGCCGATTTCGAGCCGATCCTGGCGGTGGGCGCCGAGCTGGGCGGCACGGAGCTGCTGGTGGCTGGCAACGACCCGGATGAAGCGCGGCTGACCGAGCGCTTTGCTGCGTTGTGTGACCTGGCGGCGGGGTATGGCATTCATCCGCACCTGGAGTTCATGCCCTGGACTGATGTGCGTGACCTGCGCCAGGCCATGCGGGTGGTGGCCAACGCCGACCGCGCCAATGGCTGTGTGCTGGTGGATGCCTTCCACTTCAACCGCTCCGGTTCTTCGCTGGACGATCTGGCGCAACTGGCACCGCAGCGCATGCGCTATGCCCAGCTGTGCGACGTTGCCGGCCCGGTGCCGGCCGAGATGGACGAGATCCTGCGCCAGGCACGCAACGAGCGGCGCTTCCCGGGCGAGGGCGATGCCGATCTGGTCGGCCTGCTGCGCGGTTTGCCGCCAAGTGTGCCGTTGAGCCTGGAGATCCCCACACGGCAGTTGCTGGAACAGGGCATGAGCGGCGAACAGCGTGCGCGCATGGCGCTGGAGAAGGCCATGGCAGTGTTGGCCAGAGTCTGA
- a CDS encoding MFS transporter produces MNHSKITPAAPRMPQGSIGDKLRGAFGVGKTRWGMLALVFFATTLNYIDRAALGIMQPVLAKEMSWTAMDYANINFWFQVGYAVGFLLQGRLIDKVGVKRAFFFAVLLWSLATGAHGLATSAAGFMVCRFILGLTEAANYPACVKTVRLWFPAGERAIATGLFNAGTNVGAMVTPALLPMILAVWGWQAAFIAMGSLGLVWVVLWVLKYYNPEDHPRVRQSEVEYIQQDDEPEPTRVPFSRILRLRGTWAFAVAYAITAPVFWFYLYWLPPFLNQQYSLGINVTQMGIPLIIIWLTADFGSIGGGILSSWLIGRGVRATTARLVSMLIFACTMVSVTFAANASGLWVAVAAISLAVGAHQAWTANIWSLVMDYTPKHLVSTVFGFGSMCAAIGGMFMTQIVGSVLTATNNNYAVLFTMIPAMYFLALVWMYFMAPRKIESA; encoded by the coding sequence ATGAACCACTCCAAGATCACCCCCGCCGCCCCCCGGATGCCCCAGGGTTCGATCGGCGACAAGCTTCGCGGCGCCTTCGGCGTCGGCAAGACCCGTTGGGGCATGCTCGCCCTGGTGTTCTTCGCCACCACCCTGAACTACATCGACCGTGCCGCGCTCGGCATCATGCAGCCCGTCCTGGCCAAGGAAATGAGCTGGACGGCGATGGACTACGCCAACATCAACTTCTGGTTTCAGGTCGGCTACGCGGTCGGCTTCCTGCTGCAGGGCCGGCTGATCGACAAGGTCGGGGTGAAGCGCGCGTTCTTCTTCGCCGTGCTGCTGTGGAGCCTGGCCACCGGCGCTCACGGCCTGGCCACCTCGGCCGCTGGCTTCATGGTCTGCCGCTTCATCCTCGGCCTGACCGAGGCCGCCAACTACCCGGCCTGCGTGAAGACCGTGCGCCTGTGGTTCCCGGCTGGCGAGCGGGCCATCGCCACCGGCCTGTTCAATGCCGGCACCAACGTCGGCGCCATGGTCACACCGGCCCTGCTGCCGATGATTCTGGCCGTGTGGGGCTGGCAGGCCGCGTTCATCGCCATGGGCAGCCTGGGCCTGGTGTGGGTGGTGCTGTGGGTGTTGAAGTACTACAACCCTGAAGATCACCCGCGCGTGCGCCAGAGCGAGGTGGAGTACATCCAGCAGGATGACGAGCCCGAGCCAACCCGCGTGCCGTTCAGCCGTATCCTGCGCCTGCGTGGCACCTGGGCCTTCGCGGTGGCCTACGCGATTACCGCACCGGTGTTCTGGTTCTACCTGTACTGGCTGCCACCGTTCCTCAACCAGCAATACAGCCTGGGCATCAACGTGACCCAGATGGGCATCCCGCTGATCATCATCTGGCTGACGGCGGACTTCGGCAGCATCGGCGGCGGCATCCTGTCTTCCTGGCTGATCGGCCGTGGCGTGCGCGCGACCACCGCGCGGCTGGTGTCGATGCTGATCTTCGCCTGCACCATGGTCAGCGTCACCTTTGCCGCCAACGCCAGTGGCCTGTGGGTCGCGGTGGCGGCCATCTCGCTGGCGGTGGGCGCGCATCAGGCATGGACGGCGAATATCTGGAGCCTGGTGATGGACTACACGCCCAAGCACCTGGTGAGTACGGTGTTCGGTTTCGGCAGCATGTGCGCGGCGATTGGCGGGATGTTCATGACGCAGATCGTCGGTAGCGTGCTGACCGCTACCAATAACAACTATGCCGTTTTGTTCACCATGATCCCGGCGATGTACTTCCTGGCGCTGGTGTGGATGTACTTCATGGCACCACGCAAGATCGAGAGCGCCTGA
- a CDS encoding FAD-dependent oxidoreductase, protein MQPLECDVLVIGSGASGLAAAVTAAHHGLQVIVAEKASQLGGTSAWSGGWLWIPRNPLAIAEGIVETDDAPERYLRAQTHVSELDPRQRAFLHHGPEMVAFFQQHTAVQFQCGSRMPDMREGDGSTRGGRSLCALPYDGRLLGPWLHKLRPPLDIVSLAGMGIAGGADMAAFFNATRSPTAALHVGKRLLRHGRDLLLHRRSLQLVNGNALVARLLRSALDLGVTLLTDKPASRLLGEGRVSGAQFADGQMIHARRGVVLACGGFAHDRQRIAHLMPHAPDGTQHYSAAPRENSGDGLRLGEQAGGMVQATATHAGAWAPVSRVPRSDGSFGHFPHLIDRAKPGFIAVRGDGRRFVNEADCYHDFMNALFAATPQGEAPEAWLICDHAAQRRYGIGWAKPFPFPTRHYQRCGYLHSGRTLEELAQRCGIDVEQLQRTVDGFNRHATRGEDPLFQRGVSAYNRAQGEPSQAPNPSLRPLLHGPFHAVKLLPGSLGTFAGLGTDASARVLDRNARPIPGLYAVGNDMHSVMGGHYPSGGITLGPGMTFGYLAGRALSTLTT, encoded by the coding sequence ATGCAACCCCTCGAATGTGACGTACTCGTCATCGGCTCCGGTGCCTCTGGCCTGGCTGCCGCCGTTACTGCCGCCCATCACGGCCTGCAGGTGATCGTCGCGGAAAAAGCCAGCCAACTGGGCGGCACCAGCGCCTGGTCGGGGGGCTGGCTGTGGATACCGCGCAACCCGCTGGCCATTGCCGAAGGCATCGTCGAGACCGACGATGCCCCGGAGCGCTACCTGCGCGCGCAAACCCATGTCAGCGAACTGGACCCGCGCCAGCGCGCCTTCCTGCACCATGGCCCGGAGATGGTGGCGTTCTTCCAGCAACACACCGCCGTGCAGTTCCAGTGCGGCAGCCGCATGCCCGACATGCGCGAGGGCGATGGCAGCACGCGCGGTGGTCGTTCGCTGTGCGCCCTGCCATACGACGGGCGCCTGCTCGGGCCCTGGCTGCACAAGCTGCGCCCACCGCTGGACATCGTCAGCCTGGCCGGCATGGGCATTGCCGGCGGCGCCGACATGGCCGCCTTCTTCAACGCCACACGCTCGCCCACGGCCGCGCTGCATGTGGGCAAACGCCTGCTGCGCCATGGCCGCGACCTGCTGCTGCACCGCCGCAGCCTGCAACTGGTCAATGGCAACGCCCTGGTGGCACGGCTGCTGCGCAGCGCCCTGGACCTTGGCGTGACGCTACTGACCGACAAGCCGGCCAGCCGCCTGCTGGGCGAAGGCCGGGTCAGCGGCGCACAGTTTGCCGACGGCCAGATGATCCACGCCCGCCGCGGTGTGGTGCTGGCCTGCGGTGGCTTTGCACATGATCGCCAGCGCATCGCGCACCTGATGCCGCATGCGCCGGACGGTACCCAGCATTACTCCGCAGCCCCCAGGGAAAACAGCGGCGACGGCCTGCGCCTGGGCGAACAGGCCGGTGGCATGGTCCAGGCGACTGCGACCCATGCAGGTGCCTGGGCACCTGTGTCGCGGGTGCCGCGCAGCGATGGCAGTTTCGGCCATTTCCCGCACTTGATCGATCGCGCCAAGCCCGGCTTCATCGCCGTGCGCGGCGATGGCCGGCGCTTCGTCAACGAGGCCGATTGCTACCACGACTTCATGAACGCACTGTTCGCCGCCACGCCGCAGGGTGAAGCGCCGGAAGCCTGGCTGATCTGCGACCATGCCGCGCAACGTCGCTATGGTATCGGCTGGGCCAAGCCCTTCCCTTTCCCCACCCGTCACTATCAACGCTGCGGTTACCTGCACAGCGGTCGCACGCTGGAGGAACTGGCGCAGCGCTGCGGGATCGACGTCGAGCAGTTGCAGCGCACGGTGGACGGCTTCAACCGCCATGCAACCCGGGGTGAAGACCCGCTATTCCAGCGCGGTGTATCGGCCTACAACCGGGCGCAGGGCGAGCCGTCGCAAGCCCCCAATCCGTCGCTGCGGCCACTGCTGCACGGGCCGTTCCACGCAGTGAAACTGTTGCCGGGCAGCCTGGGTACCTTCGCCGGCCTGGGCACGGATGCCTCGGCCCGGGTACTGGACCGCAATGCGCGGCCGATCCCCGGGCTGTATGCGGTGGGCAACGACATGCACAGCGTGATGGGCGGGCACTACCCGAGTGGCGGTATCACACTGGGGCCGGGGATGACATTCGGTTATCTGGCTGGTAGAGCGTTGAGTACCTTGACCACCTGA
- a CDS encoding NIPSNAP family protein, which yields MYYELRTYTLDPLKMADWLSLYQSHALEVQSEHLGNLVGFFTSEFGEVNQVVHIWGYASLDERMARRAAMAADPRWAEFSRRNRELGAVLHLQSRMLRPTGFSPLQ from the coding sequence ATGTACTACGAACTGAGAACCTACACCCTCGACCCACTGAAAATGGCCGACTGGCTGAGCCTGTACCAAAGCCACGCGCTGGAGGTGCAAAGCGAGCATCTCGGTAACCTGGTCGGCTTTTTCACCAGCGAGTTCGGCGAGGTCAACCAGGTGGTGCATATCTGGGGCTATGCCAGCCTCGACGAACGCATGGCACGCCGCGCAGCCATGGCAGCGGACCCCCGTTGGGCAGAGTTCTCAAGGCGCAACCGCGAGCTGGGCGCGGTACTGCATTTGCAGTCGCGAATGCTGCGGCCCACCGGTTTTTCGCCGCTGCAGTAA
- a CDS encoding FAD-dependent oxidoreductase: protein MPTHEHTQHNFDLVVLGSGAGGLTAAATAARRGLKVLVVEKAEHFGGTSAISGGAVWLYGTDQARAAGAVDSPEAIRTYLRQVIGDGYAPALVDAFIEHGHQALRWLEQNTELRYALRPHSPDYYPDAPGATQFGRALEMVEYDGRQLGSHFKDLQMPPPGMLLFGGMMVNRVDIQHFLSIRRSPRSLWHCLKLMARYARDRLHHPRGTRLTTGNALIARLASSAFAHGTQLWLRSEALELIVERGVVTGVVVQREGRRERVLARGGVVCAMGGFAAGALADSYRPARQAPHLTMSPPTNDGAALRLGQAVAAAQGEGLVANFFWAPVSELRHASGERERFPHLVTDRAKPGVIAVGPDGRRFVNESDSYHHFVQTMFAKGIASCWLVCDAEAMNRYGLGLARPKPVDNQALIHAGYLHRAATAQALAKTIGVDPQVFMQTLEQFNADARNGIDRAFGKGGNSYNRYMGDPQHTPNPCLAPLTSGPFYAIRIHTGDLGSARGLVTNAQANVLNRDGQPIAGLYAVGNDMNSLMKGTYPGPGITLGPALTFGWLAANHIAARLQAPTTQMETPACTTN from the coding sequence ATGCCGACACATGAACATACGCAACACAACTTTGACCTGGTCGTGCTGGGCAGCGGCGCCGGTGGCCTTACCGCTGCCGCCACCGCCGCCCGCCGGGGGCTGAAAGTGCTGGTGGTGGAAAAGGCCGAGCACTTTGGCGGTACCTCGGCAATTTCCGGTGGGGCGGTGTGGCTCTATGGTACTGATCAAGCCCGCGCCGCTGGTGCGGTGGATTCCCCCGAGGCCATTCGCACCTACCTCAGGCAGGTCATCGGCGACGGCTATGCCCCCGCGCTGGTCGACGCCTTCATCGAGCATGGCCACCAGGCGCTGCGCTGGCTGGAGCAGAACACCGAACTGCGCTACGCCCTGCGCCCGCATTCGCCGGACTACTACCCGGACGCCCCCGGTGCCACCCAGTTTGGCCGGGCGCTGGAGATGGTCGAGTACGACGGCAGGCAGCTCGGCTCGCACTTCAAGGACCTGCAGATGCCGCCGCCCGGCATGTTGCTGTTCGGCGGCATGATGGTCAACCGCGTGGATATCCAGCACTTTCTCAGTATTCGCCGCTCGCCCCGGTCGCTGTGGCATTGCCTCAAGCTGATGGCGCGTTACGCGCGGGACCGCCTGCATCATCCGCGTGGCACCCGCCTTACCACCGGCAACGCCTTGATCGCCCGCCTGGCCAGCAGCGCCTTCGCCCATGGCACGCAGCTGTGGTTGCGCAGCGAAGCCCTGGAGCTGATCGTCGAACGCGGCGTGGTCACCGGCGTGGTGGTGCAACGCGAAGGGCGCCGTGAACGGGTGCTGGCCCGGGGCGGTGTGGTGTGCGCCATGGGCGGGTTCGCTGCAGGCGCGCTCGCCGACAGCTACCGGCCGGCCCGGCAGGCGCCGCACCTGACCATGTCACCGCCCACAAATGACGGCGCTGCCCTGCGCCTTGGCCAAGCCGTGGCCGCTGCCCAGGGTGAGGGCCTGGTGGCCAACTTCTTCTGGGCACCGGTTTCGGAACTGCGCCATGCCAGTGGCGAGCGTGAGCGCTTCCCGCACCTGGTCACCGACCGCGCCAAGCCAGGGGTGATCGCGGTGGGCCCGGACGGGCGACGCTTCGTCAACGAGTCCGATTCCTACCACCACTTCGTGCAGACCATGTTCGCCAAAGGCATCGCCAGCTGCTGGCTGGTCTGCGATGCCGAAGCGATGAACCGCTACGGCCTGGGCCTGGCGCGGCCAAAGCCGGTGGACAACCAGGCGTTGATCCATGCCGGCTACCTGCACCGCGCCGCAACAGCGCAGGCACTGGCCAAGACCATTGGTGTCGACCCACAGGTATTCATGCAGACCCTGGAGCAGTTCAACGCCGACGCCCGCAACGGCATCGACCGCGCGTTCGGCAAAGGCGGCAACAGCTACAACCGCTACATGGGCGACCCGCAACACACGCCCAACCCATGCCTGGCGCCGCTGACCAGCGGCCCGTTCTACGCCATCCGCATCCACACCGGCGACCTTGGCTCAGCCCGCGGCCTGGTGACCAACGCCCAGGCCAACGTGCTGAACCGCGATGGCCAGCCGATTGCCGGGCTGTATGCAGTCGGCAACGACATGAACTCGCTGATGAAAGGCACCTACCCCGGCCCCGGTATCACCCTGGGCCCTGCCCTCACCTTCGGCTGGCTCGCTGCCAACCACATCGCCGCGCGCCTGCAGGCGCCAACCACCCAAATGGAGACCCCAGCATGTACTACGAACTGA